From a region of the Panthera uncia isolate 11264 chromosome B1, Puncia_PCG_1.0, whole genome shotgun sequence genome:
- the SMIM43 gene encoding small integral membrane protein 43 translates to MEWELNFLLYLALFFFLLFLLFLLLFVVIKQLKNSVASTAGALQPGRLSLHREPWGFSREQAV, encoded by the coding sequence ATGGAGTGGGAGCTCAACTTTCTGCTCTACCTGGCgctctttttcttcctgctcttcttACTTTTCCTCTTGCTCTTCGTGGTCATCAAGCAGCTGAAGAACTCTGTGGCCAGCACGGCTGGGGCGCTCCAGCCCGGGCGTCTCTCACTGCACCGGGAGCCTTGGGGCTTCTCCCGAGAGCAAGCGGTGTGA